From Virgibacillus natechei, the proteins below share one genomic window:
- the panD gene encoding aspartate 1-decarboxylase, translating to MFRTMMKAKIHRARVTEANLNYVGSVTVDESILEQVDILPHEKVQIVNNNNGARLETYIIPGEKGSGIICLNGAAARLVQKGDTVIIVSYAIVSNEELTSYKPKVAIMNDNNEIEQLIEQEPPLTEM from the coding sequence ATGTTTCGTACCATGATGAAAGCGAAGATTCATCGTGCACGAGTGACAGAAGCCAATTTAAATTATGTTGGAAGTGTGACAGTGGACGAATCAATATTGGAGCAAGTTGACATTTTGCCACACGAAAAAGTACAAATTGTAAATAATAATAATGGAGCTCGACTAGAAACATATATAATCCCTGGAGAAAAAGGATCTGGAATTATATGTTTGAATGGAGCTGCTGCGAGGCTTGTACAAAAAGGTGACACCGTAATAATTGTCTCCTATGCAATTGTCAGTAATGAAGAGTTAACATCATATAAACCAAAAGTTGCCATTATGAATGATAATAATGAAATCGAGCAACTTATTGAGCAAGAACCTCCATTAACAGAGATGTAG
- the dinG gene encoding ATP-dependent DNA helicase DinG has translation MNKYVVIDLETTGNSPVKDDKIIEVGVVVIEDNKITDRYSTLLNPNKAIPPFISNLTGIFDEDIADAPTFEEKAEEITNIFNGGYLIAHNVPFDLGFLNQELANNEMIQLTNPVLDTVELARILYPKSPSFKLEQLTEYLDIYHDDPHRALSDAYVTAKLFIKLKEKLESLPYETIDHLLTLETMFKSDLRELLVERHRQLAFSTDENDEIVSYRGLAFKKTENNTVSDDVQISSYGDYLDDIYEMNGSMQQYMEKYEKRDGQREMSETVFDAFQSHNHTLIEAETGTGKSLAYLIPAIYEAVKTKKRIVISSYTTQLQSQLLENEIPLIRKLIDFPFKASLLKGKNHYISLEKLERELATDQQNNYDIALTKAMILVWLTETDTGDIDEIQLPSSGYLFYKKISAETEGYVDPSSPWFTRSYYQKARQKAQQADIIITNHALLCTDMFNGYQFLPRYDKVIIDEAHHLEETASHHYGLKLDYISLQYTFNQLGMTDESKIFSKLLQKYTFNQDDLPLKKWDDIFLKAKYEIDDLFRTLYQYVLDQQKNNKSISDIGRTQYRFEDEREEPQKWNTIKEMATRLTFFIRDLIHILTIVEQYLDKKQVLEKYDDDEIKGSMQILQSFNDQIEQLFLIDNSIPQVKWIEIDTHGAKNAVYLYSEPTDISTLLADDFFDKKESVILTSATLTMKNSFSFIQNRLGLPTDRLFTKKITSPFSYQDQVQLMIPDDFPDIKEGNLDEFIYATCEAIISLAEITDGRMLVLFTSYDMLRKTHTLLKETIDVNKYVLIAQGISSGSRSRLKKNFQTFDQAILFGTSSFWEGVDIPGDDLSCLMIVRLPFQPPNHPVYEAKSNYLKEEGRNAFFELALPNAVIRFKQGFGRLIRSTSDRGIVFVCDARITKARYGKYFIQSIPDVPITIDSTHKLMNKAGDWF, from the coding sequence ATGAATAAATATGTCGTAATTGACCTTGAAACTACCGGAAATTCCCCGGTAAAGGATGATAAAATCATCGAAGTAGGTGTTGTTGTAATTGAAGACAATAAAATAACCGATCGTTACTCCACCTTGCTTAACCCAAATAAGGCCATCCCTCCATTTATTTCTAACTTAACGGGAATTTTCGATGAAGATATTGCTGATGCTCCGACTTTTGAAGAAAAAGCAGAAGAAATAACAAATATATTTAACGGCGGATACTTAATAGCTCATAATGTTCCGTTTGACTTAGGTTTTTTAAATCAAGAACTTGCTAATAATGAAATGATCCAGCTGACGAATCCAGTTTTGGATACGGTTGAACTTGCGCGAATCTTGTATCCAAAATCACCGAGTTTTAAATTGGAGCAGTTAACGGAATACTTGGATATTTATCATGATGATCCTCACCGGGCCTTATCTGATGCTTATGTAACTGCAAAGTTATTTATAAAACTCAAGGAGAAGCTGGAATCCTTGCCATATGAAACAATTGACCATTTATTAACACTTGAAACTATGTTTAAATCTGATTTAAGGGAGTTATTAGTTGAAAGGCATAGGCAATTGGCGTTTTCGACAGATGAAAATGATGAAATTGTTTCTTACAGAGGACTTGCATTTAAAAAAACAGAAAATAATACAGTATCCGATGATGTACAGATAAGTTCTTATGGTGACTATTTGGATGATATTTATGAAATGAATGGCAGCATGCAACAGTATATGGAAAAGTACGAAAAACGAGATGGACAGCGTGAAATGTCAGAAACGGTTTTTGATGCATTTCAATCGCATAATCACACTTTAATTGAAGCAGAAACAGGAACAGGAAAATCGCTGGCATATTTAATTCCTGCTATTTATGAAGCCGTTAAAACAAAAAAACGGATTGTGATCAGCAGCTATACGACGCAATTACAATCACAATTATTGGAAAATGAGATTCCGCTAATTCGTAAATTAATTGACTTCCCATTCAAAGCAAGTTTATTAAAGGGAAAAAATCATTATATTAGTCTTGAAAAGCTAGAGCGAGAGTTAGCTACGGATCAACAGAATAATTATGATATTGCTCTTACAAAAGCAATGATACTTGTTTGGCTAACAGAAACGGATACTGGAGATATTGACGAAATTCAGTTACCATCCAGTGGTTATTTATTTTATAAAAAAATATCAGCTGAAACAGAAGGCTATGTCGATCCATCTTCACCTTGGTTTACAAGGTCTTATTATCAAAAAGCACGTCAAAAAGCACAGCAAGCAGATATTATCATTACGAATCACGCCTTGCTATGTACGGATATGTTTAATGGTTATCAATTCTTACCCAGATATGACAAAGTTATCATAGACGAAGCCCATCATTTGGAAGAAACTGCTTCACATCATTATGGATTAAAATTAGATTATATCAGTTTGCAATACACATTCAATCAACTTGGAATGACAGATGAATCTAAGATATTCAGTAAGTTACTGCAAAAATATACTTTTAATCAAGATGATTTGCCCTTGAAAAAATGGGATGATATATTTTTAAAAGCTAAATATGAAATTGATGATTTATTCCGAACCTTATATCAATATGTTTTGGATCAGCAAAAAAACAATAAATCAATTAGTGATATCGGGAGAACGCAATACCGTTTTGAAGATGAACGCGAAGAACCACAAAAATGGAACACCATAAAAGAGATGGCAACAAGATTAACTTTTTTTATAAGAGATCTAATCCATATACTTACAATAGTTGAACAATATCTTGATAAAAAACAGGTTCTTGAAAAATATGATGATGATGAAATAAAAGGAAGTATGCAGATTCTCCAGTCATTCAATGATCAAATCGAACAATTATTCTTAATAGACAATTCAATACCTCAGGTAAAATGGATTGAAATTGATACACATGGGGCTAAAAATGCTGTTTATCTTTATAGTGAACCTACAGACATCTCTACACTATTAGCGGACGATTTCTTTGATAAAAAGGAAAGTGTTATCTTAACTAGCGCTACTTTAACAATGAAAAATTCTTTTTCCTTTATCCAAAACAGACTCGGTTTGCCAACAGACCGATTGTTTACAAAGAAAATCACGTCACCCTTTTCTTATCAGGATCAAGTACAGCTCATGATCCCAGATGATTTTCCAGATATTAAGGAAGGAAATTTGGATGAATTTATTTATGCAACATGTGAAGCCATCATTTCTTTAGCTGAAATAACAGATGGAAGAATGCTTGTCTTATTTACATCATATGACATGTTAAGAAAAACACATACATTACTAAAAGAAACCATAGATGTAAATAAATATGTGCTTATTGCTCAAGGTATATCAAGTGGAAGTCGTAGTAGACTAAAGAAAAACTTTCAAACCTTTGACCAGGCCATATTATTTGGAACTAGCTCGTTCTGGGAAGGCGTTGATATACCTGGAGATGATCTATCTTGTTTAATGATTGTTCGGCTTCCATTTCAACCACCAAATCATCCGGTTTATGAAGCAAAATCAAATTATTTAAAAGAAGAAGGAAGAAATGCGTTTTTTGAGTTAGCATTACCAAATGCAGTTATCCGGTTTAAGCAAGGATTTGGAAGATTAATCCGATCAACTAGTGACCGAGGAATTGTATTTGTTTGTGATGCACGAATCACCAAAGCTCGTTATGGTAAGTATTTTATTCAATCCATTCCGGATGTACCAATAACAATTGATTCTACACATAAATTAATGAATAAAGCAGGTGATTGGTTTTAA
- a CDS encoding pyridoxal phosphate-dependent aminotransferase, whose product MQLANRVKTLTPSSTLAISAKAKELKQQGHDVIGLGVGEPDFNTPDYILESAKKAMDNGMTKYTPAGGIPELKQAIVRKCKDDNDLEYSTDQIIVTTGAKHALYTLFQVLLNEGDEVIVPAPYWVSYPEQIKLAGGQPVFLNAEEANDFKLTPEELENAITDKTKAVIINSPSNPTGMMYNKEELEKLGEICLKHNIVIVSDEIYEKLIYTNDEHVSIGALSNELKEQTILINGVSKSHAMTGWRIGYAAGPTYIIKAMSNLASHSTSNPTSIAQYAALAAYESKEDSEAMKQTFKERLDAMYELIVAIPGISCVKPKGAFYLFPNVEEAVAMNGFDNTDDWVTALLEEEKVALVPGSGFGSPNNVRLSYALSIDTLEEAAKRIKRFVTSHQA is encoded by the coding sequence ATGCAATTAGCAAACAGAGTAAAAACGTTAACACCATCATCAACATTAGCAATTTCCGCAAAGGCAAAAGAATTAAAGCAGCAAGGGCATGATGTTATAGGTCTAGGTGTTGGGGAACCCGATTTTAATACACCTGATTATATTCTTGAGTCCGCAAAGAAAGCAATGGATAATGGAATGACCAAATACACACCAGCTGGTGGCATCCCAGAGCTTAAACAGGCTATTGTACGTAAGTGTAAAGATGATAACGACCTAGAATATTCAACAGACCAAATAATTGTAACAACAGGAGCTAAACACGCTTTATATACTTTGTTTCAAGTCTTGTTAAATGAGGGAGATGAAGTAATTGTTCCCGCACCTTATTGGGTCAGTTATCCAGAACAAATCAAATTGGCTGGTGGACAACCAGTTTTCCTAAATGCTGAAGAAGCAAATGACTTTAAGTTAACTCCAGAAGAACTTGAAAATGCAATCACGGATAAAACAAAAGCCGTTATTATTAATTCACCAAGTAATCCTACTGGAATGATGTATAATAAAGAAGAATTAGAAAAACTAGGAGAAATTTGCTTAAAGCATAATATTGTAATTGTTTCAGATGAAATTTATGAAAAATTAATCTATACCAATGATGAGCATGTTTCGATAGGGGCCTTGTCTAATGAATTAAAAGAACAAACTATCTTAATCAATGGAGTATCCAAATCTCACGCAATGACTGGTTGGAGAATTGGGTATGCTGCTGGACCAACTTATATTATTAAAGCAATGTCAAATCTGGCTTCCCATTCGACATCTAATCCTACATCTATTGCACAATACGCAGCTTTGGCTGCATATGAAAGTAAAGAAGATTCGGAAGCGATGAAACAAACATTTAAGGAAAGACTGGACGCAATGTATGAGTTAATCGTGGCTATACCTGGGATCTCATGTGTTAAGCCAAAAGGAGCATTTTATTTATTTCCGAACGTAGAAGAAGCAGTAGCCATGAACGGCTTTGATAACACAGATGATTGGGTGACAGCATTACTTGAAGAAGAGAAGGTTGCACTAGTACCTGGTTCTGGATTTGGTTCACCAAACAATGTAAGGTTGTCCTATGCTTTATCAATTGATACATTAGAAGAAGCAGCCAAACGTATAAAAAGATTTGTAACAAGTCATCAAGCATAG
- a CDS encoding cell wall elongation regulator TseB-like domain-containing protein → MKYKQQNFSYTGRRGKIFWIFLILLILLVSCFIYVIFLYLDIQESKTAGFEETERQIIQATSITEIEKIEQFNGAEAYHVIFGKNEDNEEKIIFYPLEGNEKTLTTVEKNEIVLAETIKSGWSEQCTGCEFINIVPAMVDDEPLWELAYNDDSNRYILDYLSMYDGSRYEQYRFNRMFN, encoded by the coding sequence ATGAAATATAAGCAACAAAATTTTAGTTATACGGGGCGTCGCGGAAAAATATTTTGGATTTTCCTTATACTTCTAATTCTGCTTGTTTCCTGTTTTATATATGTTATTTTTTTATACCTTGACATACAAGAAAGTAAAACAGCTGGATTTGAGGAAACAGAAAGACAAATCATACAAGCTACTTCCATTACAGAAATAGAGAAAATTGAACAATTTAACGGTGCTGAAGCATACCATGTTATATTTGGGAAGAACGAAGATAATGAAGAGAAAATTATCTTTTATCCCTTAGAAGGTAATGAAAAGACACTAACTACTGTTGAAAAAAATGAAATAGTACTTGCAGAAACTATAAAAAGCGGCTGGAGCGAACAATGTACCGGTTGTGAGTTCATTAATATAGTACCAGCGATGGTTGATGATGAGCCATTATGGGAATTAGCATATAATGATGACTCAAACCGATATATATTAGATTATTTATCCATGTACGACGGATCACGTTATGAACAATATCGTTTTAATCGGATGTTTAATTAG
- the panC gene encoding pantoate--beta-alanine ligase → MKVIRSVEEMQYQCRELIKQDKQIGFVATMGFLHEGHLNLMEHAKEENDIVVASIFVNPLQFGPNEDYEQYPRNEEKDLLLAEEIGVDILFIPTAHEMYPSKMLIALSTVERADVMCGRSRPNHFEGVITVLTKLFNIIQPSKTYFGLKDAQQVAVVDALITSLNFPIKLIGIQTTREQDGVAQSSRNVHLNRHEREEAVWIYKALQKGQQLVVDDEKNPAIIVKEVMNTINDKTSARIDYVEILSYPQLKPITVIDEQVILAVAVNFENTRLIDNLLLDKNGKLVSQFK, encoded by the coding sequence ATGAAAGTTATTCGATCAGTTGAAGAAATGCAATATCAATGCCGCGAGTTAATTAAACAGGATAAACAAATAGGTTTTGTGGCTACAATGGGTTTCCTTCATGAAGGACATTTAAACTTAATGGAACATGCAAAAGAAGAAAACGATATTGTAGTTGCAAGTATTTTTGTTAACCCGCTACAATTTGGTCCAAATGAAGATTATGAACAATATCCACGGAATGAAGAAAAGGATTTACTGCTTGCAGAAGAGATTGGTGTAGATATTTTATTTATTCCTACAGCGCATGAAATGTATCCAAGTAAAATGCTTATTGCTTTGTCTACCGTGGAACGGGCTGATGTCATGTGTGGACGCTCCCGTCCTAACCATTTTGAAGGTGTAATTACGGTATTAACTAAATTATTTAACATTATACAACCAAGTAAAACTTATTTCGGACTTAAGGATGCACAACAGGTTGCAGTAGTTGATGCACTTATTACTTCTTTAAATTTTCCAATTAAACTAATTGGAATACAGACAACAAGAGAACAGGATGGTGTAGCACAAAGCAGCCGAAATGTTCATTTAAACCGTCATGAGCGAGAAGAAGCTGTGTGGATATATAAAGCATTGCAAAAAGGACAGCAATTAGTAGTTGACGATGAAAAAAATCCTGCTATCATTGTTAAAGAGGTTATGAATACGATTAATGATAAGACAAGTGCTAGAATTGATTATGTCGAAATTCTAAGCTATCCACAGCTTAAACCTATTACTGTAATAGATGAACAGGTAATACTTGCAGTAGCCGTAAATTTTGAAAATACCAGATTAATCGATAACCTTCTATTAGATAAAAATGGTAAATTAGTGAGTCAGTTTAAGTAA
- the asnS gene encoding asparagine--tRNA ligase encodes MKITISQAPNYNEETVTIGAWLANKRSSGKIAFLQLRDGTGFMQGVVAKSDVSEEAFQLAKSMPQESSMYITGKIVEDARSPFGYEMQVSNIELIHEAIDYPITPKEHGTEFLMDHRHLWLRSKRQHAIMKIRNEIIRATYQFFNDGGYVKIDPPILTGSSAEGTTELFHTQYFDEEAYLSQSGQLYMEAAAMAFGKVFSFGPTFRAEKSKTRRHLIEFWMIEPEMAFIDHEESLEIQEQYVSFIAQSVLDNCKLELNVLERDTSKLEKIKAPFARISYDDAVVLLQEKGFTDIKWGEDFGAPHETAIAEAYDKPVFIINYPAEIKAFYMKPDPERSDVVLCADLIAPEGYGEIIGGSQRIDDLSLMEERYQQHDLTGPAYQWYLELRQYGSVPHSGFGLGLERTVAWLSGVDHIRETIPFPRLLNRLYP; translated from the coding sequence TTGAAAATAACAATTTCACAAGCACCTAATTATAATGAAGAAACAGTAACGATTGGAGCATGGCTTGCCAATAAACGATCAAGTGGAAAAATCGCATTTTTGCAGTTACGTGATGGAACAGGGTTTATGCAAGGTGTAGTAGCAAAAAGCGATGTTAGCGAAGAAGCATTTCAACTTGCTAAAAGTATGCCACAGGAATCTTCCATGTACATAACCGGGAAGATCGTGGAGGATGCAAGGTCCCCTTTTGGATATGAAATGCAGGTTAGTAATATTGAATTGATACATGAAGCAATAGACTACCCTATAACACCAAAAGAACATGGTACTGAATTCTTAATGGATCATCGCCATTTATGGTTACGATCCAAAAGACAACATGCTATTATGAAAATTCGAAATGAAATTATTCGAGCAACCTATCAATTTTTCAATGATGGTGGGTATGTGAAAATTGATCCACCAATCTTAACAGGATCATCTGCAGAGGGAACTACTGAATTATTCCATACTCAATATTTCGATGAAGAAGCTTACTTATCACAAAGTGGTCAATTATATATGGAAGCTGCTGCAATGGCGTTTGGCAAGGTATTCTCTTTTGGCCCGACATTTCGTGCAGAAAAATCGAAAACACGCAGACACTTAATTGAATTTTGGATGATTGAACCAGAAATGGCTTTTATTGATCATGAAGAAAGCTTAGAAATACAAGAGCAATATGTGAGTTTTATTGCACAATCCGTACTGGATAACTGTAAATTGGAATTAAATGTGCTGGAACGTGATACATCGAAATTAGAAAAAATCAAGGCACCTTTCGCTAGAATTTCATATGATGATGCTGTTGTCTTACTGCAAGAAAAAGGCTTTACTGATATTAAATGGGGCGAAGATTTTGGCGCTCCTCATGAAACGGCTATTGCTGAAGCCTATGACAAACCAGTATTTATTATAAATTACCCAGCCGAAATTAAAGCATTCTACATGAAACCAGACCCAGAAAGATCTGATGTTGTATTGTGTGCAGATCTTATTGCTCCAGAAGGTTATGGAGAAATTATTGGCGGATCGCAGCGTATTGATGATTTAAGCTTGATGGAAGAACGATACCAGCAGCATGATTTAACAGGTCCAGCTTACCAATGGTATCTGGAACTACGTCAATATGGTAGTGTTCCACATTCAGGATTTGGTCTCGGATTAGAAAGAACGGTTGCATGGTTGTCCGGTGTGGACCATATTAGAGAGACTATTCCATTCCCAAGATTATTAAACCGTTTATATCCATAA
- the panB gene encoding 3-methyl-2-oxobutanoate hydroxymethyltransferase, with amino-acid sequence MLNRLDLQKMKENDEKITMITAYDYPSAKAAEESEIDMILVGDSLGMVVLGYESTVQVTVNDMIHHGKAVKRGAPNTYTVVDMPFMSYHVSLEESLINAREIFQKTDAQALKLEGASEEILLLTKRLTEAGIPVVGHLGLTPQTVNVLGGFKVQGKDKETAKKLLEDAEKLAEHGAVSLVLECVPKELAEIVTENTPIPIIGIGAGVYCDGQVLVYHDILKYGVDRLPKFVKPYGDFNTQGVEAIKGYVSDVKKGLFPLDQHSFLTKNKDLLPKS; translated from the coding sequence ATGTTAAATAGATTGGATTTGCAGAAAATGAAAGAAAACGATGAAAAGATTACGATGATTACTGCATATGATTATCCTTCAGCAAAAGCAGCAGAAGAGTCAGAAATTGATATGATACTGGTTGGCGACTCCTTAGGTATGGTTGTCTTAGGATATGAATCTACAGTTCAAGTAACAGTTAATGATATGATCCACCATGGAAAGGCGGTAAAACGAGGGGCACCAAATACGTATACTGTTGTGGATATGCCTTTTATGTCCTATCATGTTTCTTTGGAAGAATCGTTAATAAACGCCCGAGAAATTTTTCAGAAAACGGATGCGCAAGCACTAAAATTAGAGGGTGCTTCTGAAGAAATCTTGCTGTTAACAAAGCGGCTCACTGAAGCAGGGATTCCAGTTGTTGGACATTTAGGTTTAACACCTCAAACAGTCAACGTCTTAGGTGGTTTTAAAGTTCAAGGAAAAGATAAAGAAACAGCTAAAAAGCTTCTTGAAGATGCTGAGAAACTCGCTGAGCATGGAGCCGTTTCATTAGTATTGGAATGCGTTCCGAAAGAGCTAGCCGAAATTGTTACAGAGAATACACCCATCCCGATAATTGGGATTGGTGCTGGGGTTTATTGTGATGGACAAGTATTGGTTTATCACGATATATTAAAATATGGTGTCGACCGTTTACCTAAATTTGTTAAACCCTATGGAGATTTTAACACGCAAGGGGTAGAGGCGATTAAAGGCTATGTATCCGATGTAAAAAAAGGTTTGTTCCCATTAGATCAACATTCATTTTTAACTAAAAATAAAGATTTGTTACCAAAAAGTTAA